DNA sequence from the Actinomycetota bacterium genome:
GGGCCTTGCCCCGAAGACCGTACATCCGCCCCCAGAAGCTCAGGTTCTCGCGGGCGGTCAGCGTCGGATAGAGTGCGACCTCTTGCGGCACCACACCCAAGACGCGCTTCACGGCGATCTGGTCCTTGCGGACCGAATGGCCATCGACCTCGACGTCTCCGGCGCTCGGCTCAAGCAGACACGATATGACCGAGATCGCCGTTGTCTTGCCTGCTCCGTTGGGACCGAGCAGCCCGAAGATCTCGCCCTCCCCAATCGAGAAGCTGACGCCGTCGACAGCCGCGAGATCCCCGAAACGCTTCACGAGATCGCTCACGCGAATGATGTCACTCATGATCCTCCACCCCGGAACATGTCTCCGCATCGAGGCGGGACGTCGCACAGCGCTGTAATGGTACCCAATAGGAGCGTCGTAGCGTTACCCTTCGCCGAAGCGCGCACTCGCCATGCTGTCAAGAACGGTGAACAGCAGCTCCCGGGACGCCGCGAAGGGGGCGTCCGGAGCGAGCAGCTTCTTGGCGGATGCGATCCACTCGCCTTCGACCAGTTCAGTGCGCGCGTTGTCGACCAACGTGCTCAGGCCCTCTCGCGTAGTCTCGAGATGGAACTGCAGCCCGATGACCCTGCCTCCGTCGTACTCGAACGCCTGGTTCTCGCAGGCAGCGCTCGACGCAAGCCGGATCGCCCCGGGCGGGATCGCGAACGCGTCGCCGTGCCAATGTAGCGCCGCGAACTCCTTCGGCAATCTGCCAAGGACCGCACTGGCCTCTCCCTCCTCAGTGAGCTTGACGGGATACCAGCCGATCTCCGGCTGCGCGCCACGTGTGACCGGCCCGCCCAGTACGTCCGCCACAAGCTGTGCGCCAAGGCACACCCCCAGCACACGCTTGCCGTCCTCGATTGCCGAGGATACCAGCTGCTTCTCCTCGGCGAGGAACGGGTGTTCCTGCTCCTGATAGATGTTAATCGATCCACCCATGATGACAAGGAGATCGAATTCGCCCGGGTGTGGTGCTGCCGTGTCGAAGGGTCGTGCCACCTCGAAGGAATGGCCGCGCGCGGACGCCCAATCGGCGATGGTGCCAGGGCCTTCGAACCAGACGTTCTGCATGCAAAGAACTCGCACGGCCACCTCCATCACGGGTACATACTGCGCGAGCATAACCCAGACGTGGGAGGGAGGCTCGCGCGAGCGGGCCTCCCTGTTGCGGGCGTGTCTGCTATCCGGGCTAGCCGTGCAGGCGGAAATCGCTCAGTTGGAGGACGCGTCCGTGCCCACGGGCGTAGGCTGCAGCGGTCTGCGGCACTCGCACCGTAAGGGCCGCCACGGCTCCGAACATGGCGAACACCGCCGCCCATAGGGCAACCGAGGTGTCGGTCGGCCACCACAGCGCAATCCAATCGAATGACGGGAGCCGCATCGAGCCCAGGCTCATCGCCGGGCTGGCGCCCATCACGGGCGAGACGAGCAAGCCGGGAGTCGGCGTCGAGGAGAACGCGTACGTCCCTGAGCTGCCGGATTCGACCTGATCATCTATGGGAGTGATTGGGCGGCTCTCGCCGGTGCTTCCCGATTGGCTGTCACTTCCCACGATGGGAGCGGCCACCGGATCGTCGTCCTGCGGGACACCGGCGACGCCGGCAACGTCGAGCACCGCACTCTGGATTCTCTCGATGTTCCCGACGAGATCTACTGAGTAGTACTCAACTACTGCGGCCCCGGCGTTGTCGATCCGAATCGTATTGCCGCTCGTCCAGCGTCCCGAGCCGACCTTCCAGTACGTGGCGGCAACGCCCGCGCCCTCGTCGGCGGCCTTCGTCTCGATGGTGGCTGGCGCGAGCAGCCGCTCTCCGTTGTAGAGCAGTTCCGTAGTTGGAGACTCGCCATCGCTGGACACGCGTACGTCGGCCGTGACGGGGGCCTACGAGGTCACGCTGAACCAGGTCGCATCGTGAACGCTTCTGACATCACCCAGATACCAGTCAACATCGCTATCCGGAACCGTCGCCCGCACTGTATACGAACCAGCGGGCAGACTCTTGATCTCGAAGGCGCCGTCGGAATCGGTCGCCGCCGTCATGCCCTCCGGGTGCAGCGTCGCCCCTGGCGACTGAATGAGCTCGACCTCGGATCGCACTACCGGAGCGCCCGTGAGCTTGTCCGAGATCGTGCCCCGCAGCATCGCTACCGGTACCACCACGAAGTCGAGGGATGCACCCTCCGGGCCCACGATGACCGTACCCGCACCAACCGCCACCACGGTCATTCCGGAGACGAACGCGAATCCGCCATCGGGGCAGGCCGCTTCGTACCTATACGAACCGGGACTCACGTCCTCCGAGAAGAAACCATGCTCATCGGTGGTCGTCGAGATATCCGCCCCGCCTTCAACTGGCGAGAGGTCGATACGGATTCCCTGGACGCCTGTGCCGTTGTCCCGTATTGTCACGGACCCAGAGAGCGGCGCCTCTGGCGAGAGGAGCCGTGCCGACAGCCATACTCCGGCGCGCGTCACGACGATGTCTCGGGCAGAATCGATGGTGTCTGCCGCAGGGTGATACACGACGGACGCGTCGGACGGAGACTCGTAGCCGATCCGATAGACACCCTCAGGAAGGCGAATGGACCACCCGCCGTTGTCGGCGGTCCTGGTCGACGCTACAACGTCCCACCCTTCACCGGCCTGGGCGTACGCCCGGACTGTGGCTCCAAATACGGGCTCACTGCCGGTCCAGTCGTACAGGTCGCCGTTCACGTAGCACCAGGCAGCAATATCGACTGTTCCGACGTTCGTAGTTCCGCCGACGGCAACAACCACGTCACTCGCGCTCTCGAATGTGCTCCCTCCCAGGTAGCCGCTAACGTACCGCCACGTCACATCCAGCATGGCCAGTTTGTACACGCCCGCCGGCACGTCACTCAACACGAACGCCCCGTCACTTGAGGTCATCATCTCTGCCATGACCAGCCGATCGGCACCGATGTCCTGGATCTGTACGACTATCCCCCGACACCCAAACCTGCCGAATCCACCACCCGGCCGGACACCGCACCCGAAACGAAGACCGCGACCCCTGACGTCACGGAAGGGTCAGCTGGTGCACCGGCACCGGGCTCGCCTTTCCGCGGAGAGGCAGGTTCCGGCTGGACAACCGTCGCCTCTTCAGGGGGAGTGACGGGCGTTTCTGCCGGAACATCCACGGCGACCGGCTCCTCGGCCTGTACCGAGATTTCGACCGACGAGGAGACATCTTGGCTCTCGTCCGCAGCAAGGGCGACTGAGCTCCAGGGCATCAGGGACAGCGTCATCGCGGCGATCAGCGCCGTATGCACCAGCCTTCGGCTCCTTCGAGACACCCGGGCTAGTCTAGAACGTCCACTCATCATGCCATTCACCCCGTTCGACGGTAATCCGCAAGCGATATGCGGTTACTATCGGCGGCTGAACGGTGATGCTTAACGCTGGCGCCCGCCTAACGGTTGTTTGGGGGTGCTAGCGCACAGAACGCGGGGATGAACGGTACCTGGGTGAGCCTTGCGGCCAGACTACGGCGCCATCAGCCTCGCGAGAATCGCGAGTCGCACCGACTCCTTGACACTGTCAGGCCCGCCGAAGACATAGCACGGGTCACTGCCGCTCAGCTTGTCGGCGCAGGCTGCGGTCTCCGCAGGGAGAGAGCCCTTCTTCACGAGCAGCAACGGGTAGCGGAGTCGGCCAAGTGCCGCACCGCCCGTGAGAGCATCCGGCAGTTTGGCAGCAACGCCCATTCCGTCCCAGTCGAGCCATCCCTTGTTGACGGAGTTCGTGGCGATCACGGCCGCCGTGGAATAGCGGTTCGCCCCCCACCAGCGCTCGGTGTTCGCGGCGGCGGACGCCTTGACACCGTCGAACACGCCACTTGCCACTGTGTTCACTCCGCCCGCGACAACGACGAAGTGCGGATCCACGTCGGCGAGCACGGACTTCGTCGCAGAGGGTAGCGAGGTACCGGACACGAGCAGTATCGGCCTTCCGGCCGCGCGAGCCGCCGGAGAGAGTGCCAGGGCATCGAAGAACTTGTCCGGGTCGGCCCCATTTGCAACGAGGACGTCCTTGGACCACGCCGGGCTTCCGCACACGCGCCTGGCAATCGAAGCTGCGAGATCGTATCGGTTGCCGTCAGACCTGACACGCTCCGCAGTCGCCGTGAACGCCGTGTGTGCCTGGACGTAGTTCACGAGGTCGTTCACGCGGGCCGAT
Encoded proteins:
- a CDS encoding cell wall-binding repeat-containing protein, translating into MAARVSRLVGTIALALVLSMSNALLRPTPSRAAVFEGFYGYVTDAETGAPLSGMFVYLVDDSTGITLEPVKQTNASGYYEFTAGYPDDTYRIAFGKAGYAFQNEGLFVHTGIQQHRVDHKAWSLAHRAWGPTRYSTAVEIARVPDEQQPMGPSWVGVTHVVIASGDDRAAADPLAASGLCWLYRAPLFLVSASSTPQEVKQAVAEIANANGSVTLHVVGGPTSVPSARVNDLVNYVQAHTAFTATAERVRSDGNRYDLAASIARRVCGSPAWSKDVLVANGADPDKFFDALALSPAARAAGRPILLVSGTSLPSATKSVLADVDPHFVVVAGGVNTVASGVFDGVKASAAANTERWWGANRYSTAAVIATNSVNKGWLDWDGMGVAAKLPDALTGGAALGRLRYPLLLVKKGSLPAETAACADKLSGSDPCYVFGGPDSVKESVRLAILARLMAP
- a CDS encoding carboxypeptidase regulatory-like domain-containing protein, which gives rise to MAEMMTSSDGAFVLSDVPAGVYKLAMLDVTWRYVSGYLGGSTFESASDVVVAVGGTTNVGTVDIAAWCYVNGDLYDWTGSEPVFGATVRAYAQAGEGWDVVASTRTADNGGWSIRLPEGVYRIGYESPSDASVVYHPAADTIDSARDIVVTRAGVWLSARLLSPEAPLSGSVTIRDNGTGVQGIRIDLSPVEGGADISTTTDEHGFFSEDVSPGSYRYEAACPDGGFAFVSGMTVVAVGAGTVIVGPEGASLDFVVVPVAMLRGTISDKLTGAPVVRSEVELIQSPGATLHPEGMTAATDSDGAFEIKSLPAGSYTVRATVPDSDVDWYLGDVRSVHDATWFSVTS
- a CDS encoding type 1 glutamine amidotransferase; protein product: MQNVWFEGPGTIADWASARGHSFEVARPFDTAAPHPGEFDLLVIMGGSINIYQEQEHPFLAEEKQLVSSAIEDGKRVLGVCLGAQLVADVLGGPVTRGAQPEIGWYPVKLTEEGEASAVLGRLPKEFAALHWHGDAFAIPPGAIRLASSAACENQAFEYDGGRVIGLQFHLETTREGLSTLVDNARTELVEGEWIASAKKLLAPDAPFAASRELLFTVLDSMASARFGEG